The following DNA comes from Nicotiana sylvestris chromosome 10, ASM39365v2, whole genome shotgun sequence.
CAGCCCCTTTTATTTGTGTCCAGCTCCTCTATTTATTTACCAACTTCCagcatttaaaattaaatcccactaTCTTCTACTCATCCCCCTTTAAtttcccactacctaatgttttgtcccccactatattaaacaatgtattaacaCATCACTTAttgccccactaccgcatgctttgtcccccactatattaaacaatgtataaattccccaccattatattttgtcccccactacgtattattttaatattatttaaatattattgaatacttagtggacagagcactcctattaaataattgttcaaattttcaattccaagaatacccctctgaaattactgaaattaccattttacccctggaAATACTGccatttaccattctacccccatcagctataaccaattcacctaatcaattctaaccaaaatacagcagcttataaccaattcctaatcaaatttcatgaacaaatttaggctagaaactcaatattttttgactgaacaatatttttaacaacatacatactttcagattcaataacagtaacaaattgaacataacaaacaaatagattcaaatcactaaactcaataatcaattgaacttcaaattaaatctaacaacattacaaccaacaacttctatattaaactaagcaagaacataaaacaaactgaagaaataataaaaaatgataaacaacgaacaagaaaagaatcaaacatatactgatttcagatccgagaagatcaaacaaaatacggacagaaatgaacttaaaccaactaaccggaaatgaacatcGACGAACTCGAACAGAAAAGCACTTGGTTGACAGCGATAATTCGAACCAAAAACTTGGAACGCACAAAACAAGGCTGCATATTGGGCAATTAGTGAAAGATACATCTGCAAGACTTAAACAAGCCAGCGAAACAGATCATCGAGTTGAAGTCAGTGCTAGCAAGAAAATTACAGATGCTAAACTTGCTAAAGATTTTCAAGCTGTATTAAAGGAGTT
Coding sequences within:
- the LOC104238897 gene encoding syntaxin-23-like, encoding MNLNQLTGNEHRRTRTEKHLVDSDNSNQKLGTHKTRLHIGQLVKDTSARLKQASETDHRVEVSASKKITDAKLAKDFQAVLKELQKAQCLAAERETAYTPFVPQAVQHSIYTDGEIDVTSDKGPEQRSLLVESRRQEVLLLDNEISFNEAIIEDGAAVGF